The window GGGAACGGCCGGCGGGTGACGGCCCGTGGGGTGGCCCCTCAGACGTAGTTCACGGCGCCGACGCTTTCCAGCAGGAGCCAGCCGACGAAGACGGCATACATCGCGAGCATCGCGCTCGCCTCCCCGTCGGAGATTTCCATGCCCGTTCGCGCGAAGGCAAAGAGGACGATGGTTGCGACGACCAGAAACGCCATCATCGGAACGGCGGCGGTGAAGGAAACGGTCGTCGCGCCCGCCAGCAGGACGCCCGCGGGAACCGCCACGAGCAGGTCGAAAATGTTGCTCCCGAGGACGTTCCCCAGACTCACTGCGGGTTCATCGAGGCGTGCAGCGGCGACGCTGATGAGGGCGTCCGGCAGGCTCGTCGCCGCGGCGACGACGGTCAGCCCCCAGAGGAACGAGGGCGTCCCGAAGGCATCACCGAGGCCGACCGCGGACCACACCAGCGCCTCGACGCCGGCGATGATAAGCGCGATGCCGCCGATGAGTTGGGCCCACTGAATCGCGAGCGCCCGGGGGGTCAGCGTCACCGGCGTCACGTTCGACTCGCTGACGTCGAGATACTGGATGAAGACGTAGAGGCCGTACAGCGCGAGCAGTGACAGGGCCAGCGGTCTGGTGAGGTTGCCCCGGAGGTCGGCCCCCTCGACGGGGTTGTAGATGACCGCAAACGAGAGGACGAGGAACAGCGAGGCGACCGACAGCATGTAGAACTGGGCCTCCTTGTAGACGACGTCCCGGCCGGTATCGAGCGGTCCGTCGGACAGCAGGACCGACAGTGCGGGAATCACGAGGATGTTGAAGACGGCCGAGCCGACGATGATACCGACGCCGAGTTCGAACTCGCCGTACCGAATCGTCGAGATGACAGCGCTGGCGAGTTCGGGTGCTGACGACCCGATAGCGGCGATGAGCGCGCCCTGAATCAGCCGCGGGAGCGCGTAGTGTTCGGCGAGTTGGCCCGAGGAGCGTTCGAGCCACGTCGAACCGGCCCAGACGAGAGCCGTCGCGACGATACCGACGCCGGCGAGGACGGGCACGCCCGCCATTATTCGAGGGTTACCTCCTCGTGGGCGGCGTTCCGCAGCGCGTCCGAGCGACCGTAGGTGCCGGGGGCGACGGCGATGGTGTTTAGTCCCCGCTTCTTCGCCGTCTCGATGACTGGCTTGAAATCCGTGTCCCGTGAGACGATAAGGAGCGTATCGATGCGGCCCTCAACGGCGGCTTCGACGGCATCGACGGCGAGTTTGACGTCCACGTCACCGCTGGTCGTGACGACTTCGAAGCCGCGCGCCTCGGCGGCCTGAATGAGGCCGCCGCCGGCGTTCTCGTCGACGTAGACGCGGGCGATGGTGCTGGTGCCTTCGGCCTCGGTTAGCGCCCGCAGGTCGTCGAGGTCGACGTCGAACTCCTCGCGGAAGACGTTCGGCCCGTCGACGAAGATACCGACGTTGGCGGGGGCCGACGGCCCGCCTCGAAGTCGGTCGAACAGTCCCATATCGCCGATTCCGACCGGCCGCATCAAATCGCTGTTGGTCCGTCCCGCAGGCGCACGCTCCCGCAGCGGTTCCGTGGGTTCCTATCGGCCGGCCGCGCTGCGTATCGTCTCCCCGGTCCGCCGGAGAATCGCTCCGAAATCCCGCCAGCGATAGGCGAACAGCGCGGTTCCAAGCACGACGTAGACGGCGCTGAACGCCAGCAGGAACTCGTAGCTCGACAGCGGGAGCGCGACGTACTCGCGGATGAGGACGAACTCGATGAGCACCTGCGAGAGGAAAAGTACGAGGAGGACGACAGCCTCCCGGACGGACATCTCGAAGTTGATGAGAATCGCGATGGCGAAGAACGACTGGGCGGCGGTCAGCCAAATTTCGGCGCTCTGCTTGGGGTCGAACGGAAGCGCCCCGTAGCGCCCGAGCGCGACGGAGTAGACGACCACGAGCGTCCCGATGAGCAGCGTCCACTGGTTGAGTTTCGAGGAGATGAGCGCGTTGAACCCCGCCGTCGAGCGGGCCTTGTTCACCAGATAGGCGACGACGATGAGTTCCGGCGATTCGGAGGCAAGCGGCGCAATCCACTGAATCATGAAGAACGACGGGATGCCGACGTTCTTGCCCAACTCTTCGAGGCCGTGGGCGAACGGTTCGACAGCGATGAAGATTACCAGCCCGGAGTACACGAAGAGCAAAAGCACCGTCGCGATTCGGGAGCGTTTCGGGAACTGCTGGAGGCGGGCCGGAACGCCGACGTGTTCGAGGTGTGGGTCTATGTCGCCTTTGAGAATGATGGCGATGTACGTGACGTAGATGCCGACGAGAACGACCATATCGACGATGTCGATACCGCCGTTCAGCGGGATGAAGAACGCCCACAGCGTCGCCGCGAGCAGGAAGACTATTTCGAGGCCGACGTCGTGGTCGAGCGTGACGGCGTCCTGCAGGAACCCGGACCGCTTCTCGACGGCGGGGTCCTTCGTCGTCTGACTCCGCCAGATGGTAAACAGCGCGATGCCGGCCCACCCGAGGCCGATGAGGATGCGGTTGGCGCCGGTCATGTTCGCGACGGCGAGGTTGCCCGCCTCGATACCACGGGTCGTGCCCGCGAACTGGCCGGCGTCCCATGCGTAGAGGGCGTCGACGGCGTACTCGGGAGCGACGGCGAGCACCGCGAGCACCGCGATGGCGAAGGCGCGCGGAACGTCCTTTTCGGCGGTTTCGGCACCCCACGCGAGGAGGAAGGATGCCCCGAGGATGGAGACCCCGCTGACGAAGACGACGGCCAGCGTCGAGGGGTCGAGCAGTACTGCAGGCACCGCATACGGGATGCCGAGGACGCCCGCGATTGCGGGCAGGAGGGTCGTCACAGCCCAGACGGCGACCCAGGGGACCGTCGCGCCGACGACGATGGCGATTGCCTTCCGATACCCGTCACTCATGGCTTTGGGACCACCGAGCGTTCGGCTCCCGAGCCGTCAGAAGGCCCTCCCGTCCGCGCAATTGGCTACGTTCCACGTCGAACCGACTCGTTCGATAATACGCGGCGAACGAACTACAAGGTACTGGTGGCCTGGAAGAAGCGAAAACCGGCGACAGGTCATCGAGTGCGGAACTACTTACTCCCCGCCCAACGAGGAAGTAGGTATGTCCCTTCGAACCCCACCGCTCGGCGAGGTCCACGCCGACGCGGACGCGAAACTCACCGAATTCGGCGGGTGGGAGATGCCCGTCGAGTTCGATTCCATCCGCGAAGAACACGAGGCCGTCCGCACCGCCGCCGGGAAGTTCGACGTCTCCCACATGGGCGAAATCGAGGTGTCGGGGCCCGACGCGACCGAACTGATGAACCGCCTGACGAGCAACGACGTCACCGAGTTGGGGTCGGGCGACGCCCAGTATTCGACCATCACCGACGAGAACGGCGACATCATCGACGATACGGTCGTCTATCGGCTGCCGGCCCGCGACGACGCGGACTACCTCTTCATCCCGAACGCGGGCCACGACGGCCAGCTGTACGACCGCTGGACCGACCACGCCGAGGCGTGGGACCTCGACGCCACCATCGAGAACGCGACGACCGAGTACGGGATGATTGCCGTACAGGGTCCCGATGCCCTCCCGTTGCTGGCCGACCTGTGTGAGAACCCGAGCGACATCGCGCGCTTTACCGCCGAACACCGAGACGTGGCGGGAACCGATTGCCTCGTCGCTCGCACGGGATATACGGGCGAGGACGGCGTCGAGTTGCTCTTCGCCGCCGACGATTCCGAGGCGGTCTGGTCGGCGCTGGATTGCCAGCCCTGCGGCCTCGGCTCGCGTGACACCCTCCGGCTGGAAGCCGGCTTCCTGCTTTCCGGGCAGGATTTCGATATCGAGGAAAACCCCCGGAACCCCTACGAGACCGGCATCTCCTTCGTCGTCGACCTGGAGACGGAGTTCGTCGGCCGGGATGCGCTCGCCGAGGTAGACGAGCAGGGCGTCGACGAGACGTTGGTCGGCTTCCGCCTGCAGGAGCGCGGTATCGCCCGGCATGGCTACGAAATCGCCGTCGACGGCGAGACGGTCGGCGAAGTCACGAGCGGGACGATGAGCCCGACGCTCGGCGACGCCATCGGCCTCGGCTACGTGCCCGTCGAATACGCCAACCCCGGGACCGAACTGGCTGTCCTCGTTCGGGGTCGCGAAAAGCAGGCAGAAGTAGTGTCGCTGCCGTTCTACGAGCGGGAGTGAACACCCCGCCCGACGGAGGCCTATCCCGAGGGGATGTCGACCCCGGTCCCTCGAAGAGGCGAGAAGACGCGAAATCCGACAGAGAGTCGGCGTAGCGGCGTTCCGTTCTTCGGCAGGCTACACGTTATTTATACGGGGCTCGTAAGACTGGCGTGGCCACGCTGAGTCAGGAGAAATTGAAGCATCTGTTCCTCGGGTTACTGGCGGGTCTGGTCTTGCTCATGCTGGTCGTTCTCGCGACGGAGTTGATAGCGAACATCTTCCTCCCGGAGTATCTCGTCGGGGGAGCCCAAGACGCGTTCCCGGCCGATGGCCGTAGCGTGCCCGGTACTGGGTGAACCCTCCGACCAACGGAGGTATCGTTTCGTTCGGTACGTCGCCGGTATGTCCCGTGCGTTTTTGAAGACGGATCGGAGTGACCCCAATACGGAACTCCGAAAGCCCGTCCTCTCCGTCGGTGGCACGTCCCTCCTTGCTACGAGCGGTCTCGGTTTGAGCGTGTTCGTCGTCAGCGTGTTCGTCGTCAGCGTGTTCGTCGTCAGCGTGTTCGTCGTCAGCGTGTTCGTCGGGACCCCCACGAGCGGGGCATAGAAAGCACTACATTCCCGACCCCGAATACCACACGTATGAGCTTTGAGGTTCCCGAGGACTGTCGCTATCTGGAATCCCACGAGTGGGCACGGCGCGAGGACGGAACGGCGCGTATCGGTATCACCGACTTCGCACAGGACGAACTCGGCGACGTCGTCTTCGTCGAATTACCCGAGGTCGGTGACGCCATCGACAAGGACGCGGAGTTCGGCGTCATCGAATCCATCAAGGCCGTTTCGGACCTCTATGCGCCGGTTTCCGGCGAAGTGACGGCGGTCAACGAGGACCTCTTCGACGCGCCGGAGTTGGTCAACGAAGCCCCCTTCGGTGACGGCTGGATGCTGGAAATCGACCTCGCCGACGAGAGCGAGTACGAGGACCTGTTGTCGCCCGACGAGTACGAAGGCCAGCTGGGGTAACCGTTCGTTACGGCGTTTGCTGTCGGTCCCGAACCAGCTCTTCTTGTCAGAAGAATGTACTTTCCGTGCGGAATGGCTACCTCTCGTTTTGCAGCGGCCGCTCGTGGCGTTGATGGAGATGCCGGCTCACAAACACCTAAGATGTGGGAAGCCCTGATATTGGGTAGCCGAATGGTCGACCGAACCCAGCTCGCGGAGAGCAAGTCCATCCACAAACGGACTGGGAAGACCTTTTACTACGCGACACGGTTGCTTCCGGAACGAGTCCGAGAGGCGACGTACGTCCTGTACGCCTTCTTCCGGGTCGCCGACGAGGTCGTCGACAATCCGAAGGGGATGGCTCCCAGCGAACAGCGCGACCGACTGATGGCGATTCGACGGGCGGCTCTCGGCGAGGACCCCACCGACGACCCCGTCCTGTCGGCGTTTTCCGAACTCCGGGAGACCTACGACATCCCGGACGAGGAAGTCGACGTGTTCATCGACGCGATGGTGGCTGACATCGACACCGACCGCTACGAGACCTACGAGGACCTCGAAACCTACATGCGCGGGTCGGCGTCGGCCGTCGGCGTCATGATGACGATAATCATGGATACCGACGACCGGGGGACGGCCGTTCCGCACGCCCGAAAACTCGGCGAGGCCTTCCAGTTGACGAACTTCCTCCGCGACGTTCGGGAGGACATCGTCGACCTCGACCGGATTTACCTCCCGCGGGAGACGCTGCAAACCTACGATGCCGACCCCGAGGACATCGAGAACCTCCGGTTTACCGACGAAATCGGCGACGCGATTCGCCACGAACTCCGTCGTGCCGAGGGACTCTATCGCGAGGGCGTGGCCGGCATCAAGTACCTCCCCCGTGATTGCCAACTCCCTGTCCTGACGGCGGCGGTGCTGTACGCCGAACACCATCGCCTGATTCGTGAGCAGGGATACGATACGGTTTCCGAACAGCCATCGCTCGGCACGCTCCGGAAAATATCGCTGCTGGTCCGAACGCGATGGCACTGGATGCGCCACGGCGACCCCGAAACCGTCTTCGCGAAGGTTAGCGCGGTCCCGATGTCCGACGAGCGGTCGTCCCGTTCCCGCTCCGAGGGCCCGCTGCCGACGCACTGACCGTGGCGTCATCCGACCGCGCCTACGAACTCGGGTTTCGGTCCCTCGACGAGGAGGTATCGGCCCGCGAACTCCCCGTCGAAGGGTCGGTCCCGACGTGGCTCTCCGGCGCCCTGATACGGAACGGCCCCGGCTCCTTCGAGTTCGGCGACGAGCGAGCGACTCACTGGTTCGACGGCCTCGCCATGCTCCGCCGATACGCGTTTTCGGACGGCACCGTCCGGTATACGAACCGCTTTCTCCGAACCGAGGCCTACGAGGACGCCGAGTCGGGAGCCACGGCCGGCGAGTTCGCCAGCGGCGGCGGGCCGCTCCGAGAAGCACTCCGCTGGCTTCGCGCGCTCGGCCCGCCGGAACCGACCGACAACGCGAACGTCCACGTCGCCCGTTTCGGTGGCCACCACGTCGCGCTGACCGAAGCGCCACGCCGTATCGCCTTCGACGCCGAAACGCTCGAAACGCGCGGGGAGTTCCGCTGGAACGACGACATCCCGGAGCACCTCGCGACCGCGCATTTCGCGGTCGACCCCCATCGCGACGAGACGGTCGGCTACGCGACGGCGTTCGGCCGGCAGTCGACGTACCACTTCTACCGTATCCCCGACGGGTCGGCCGAACGCGAACGGTTCGCCTCCGTCGACGCCGAGGGGCCGGGATACGTCCACGACTGTGCCATCACGGAAAACTACGCCATCCTCGTCGAACCGCCGCTCAGAATCGCCCTGCTGCGAGCGCTGGCGCCGTGGCAGGAGGGCCTGCTGGATATGCTGGAGTACGACGAGGACCGACGGGCCAGATTCATCGTCGTCGACCGCGATTCCGGCGACCTCGTTGCGGACCTGCGAACGGCCCCCTTCTTCGTCTTCCACCACATCAACGCTTACGAGGACGGCGACGACGTCGTGGTCGACCTCGTGGCTTTCGAAAACGCCGATATCGTCGAGGCGCTGGGATTCGACGCACTCTCGGGGGACGCCTTCGATGCGGCGCCGGACGGCCGACTGGTCAGATTCCGACTCTCACCGGAGACGGGCGAGGTGTCCCGAAGCCGCCAGTACGACGGTGGTCTGGAGTTGCCGACAGTCCCACGAGCGGTCAGGGGTCGTCCCTACCGCTACGCCTACGCGCAGGCGACGGACAGACGCGGCGCCAACGGCCTCGCGAAAATTGACGTCGAATCAGGCACGGCCACCGAGTGGTGGGAGCGTGGCGTCTACGTCGAGGAACCGCGCATGGTCCAGCATCCCGAGGCCGAGGGCGAAGACGAGGGCGTCGTCTTGGCGCCCGCGCTGGATACCGAGGCCGAACGCTCGATACTCCTGATTTTCGACGCCGAGACGCTGACCGAACTGGCGCGAGCCCCGCTCCCGCACGTCGTCCCGTTCGGGTTCCACGGGCGGTATCTCCCCGAGGCCTAACGCTCCGGGAAGTCGAAGCGGTCGACGCGCCACAGTGCGGCCCCGTAGCCGACGGCCAAGGCCGCGGGCACCCAGTTGCCGTAGAAGACGTTGACGAACCCCCAGAGGATGACGAAGCTCACGAGGTCATCGAGCATGAACGGGCAGGCGTTGACGCGGGCCAGCAGGCCGGCCCGGTCGAAGGCGTAATCGAAGAGGAGGACGGCGACGGTGGCCGACAGCACCCAACCAGCGTAGTTCAGCCACGGAACGCCGTAGTAGAGGCCGCCCGCATCGTAACTCCAGAAGCCGATAGCGACGGCACCCGGGTCCAGAATGAGGTCCATTCCGACGACGGCAGCGATGACGGCCGGCACCCGAAACACGGCGTTGCGGGCCGACTCGCCCAAGAGGAGCAGACAGAGCAGGTAGGCGTTGAGCACGAGCGGCAGGAAGAAGAGCGGCAGCGCCGCCGGTATCGCATCCGCAATCATCGGTCCGAGGTCGACGCCGTACTCGAAGTGGCCATAGGGATAGCCGGTAGAGACGCCGACGAGTTCGATGCCGTAGGTGTAGGCACACAGCGCCAGCAGGCCGAAGCCGGCCTTTCGGGTCAGAAGCGGGGCGACGCCGGCGATGAGCGGCAATCGCATGATCGCGACGCCGAACAGCACCAGATATGGGTTGAACGACAGGGGTTCGGGGAGCAACCCTTCGGCGGAGGCCAAGAGCATGATTGCCCCGATAGTCGGGAAGACGACAGCGATAGTAAATCGGTTGTCGTCGACAAGGGCATCGAGGCGACGCTCAACGCGCTGGCGGGTTGGAACCTCCGCCGGTGTCGCGACCGCGCTATCGCCGTCAGCCATACAGCATCACCCACAGAGCACCCAGCGTGAGGACCATCCCTGCGGCGGTGTTGAGAAACGGGAACCACCAGTAGGCGCGGTCGACGCTGATGTCGCTGGCGACGATACCCGCGATGAAGACGGGATAGACCCCCAGTACCGCGATAAAGAATGGGTGGACGAGGCCGAAGACGACCGCCGCCGCGAGCCAGCAGACCGCACAGTAGGCGTAGGTTCGGGACTCGCCGAGGAAGGTGGCGGTCGTCTCGATGCCAGCCTCGCGGTCCGGTTCGATATCGGGAATCGCCGAGAAGGTGTGCATCCCCATTGCCCACAGCCACCCGCCGGCGACGGCGGCGAGGGGCGGCCCTTGTCCTGTCAGGCCGGCATAGGCGATGACACCCGGGAGGATGTAGAGGCCGTTCGACAGCGAATCGAGAAACGGCGTCGTCTTGAATCGGAGCGGCGGCGCGCTGTATTCGACCGATAGCAGGAGGAAGGCACCCATCGCGGCGACGCCGACCGTCGGCAGGAACGGTACGAAGGCGACGCCCAGCAGTCCCGAAACGACGACGGCCGCAGGCACCAGTCGGTCGCCCTGATAGCGGACCTCGCGGTCCTTCTTTTTTGGATTCTCCTCGTCGATATCTGCGTCGAAGACGTCGTTGACGCCGTAGAGGAAGACGTTCGCCGGCAGGAGGAAGTAGGCGAACAGCGCGACGGCGAGCGGCGAGAACAGGTCACCGACCCCAGCCGCGGCATAGGCGACGCCGACGATGACTGGGCCGGCGAGGTAGAGCCAAAACCGGGGTCGGGAGGCTCGCAGCAGATAGCCCGTCGGCGTTGATTCGCTCGGCAGCAGTCGGTCCAGCGCGTGGTCGGTCATGTCAGGAGGCGTCGTCGATGAGCGCGTCGGCGGCGTGTTCGCCGCTGATGAGACACATCGGCACGCCGATTCCGGGGGTGGTGTAGGAACCGGTGAAATACAGTCCGGGACAGGCCTCAGAGCGGTGCGGTGGCCGGAAGACGGCTGTCTGTCGGAGGGTGTGAGCGAGGCCGAGGGCCGTCCCCGCGCGACTGTTGTAGCGGTCGGCGAACTCCGAGACGCTGAATGTCTCCTCGAAGACGATGCGGTCGCGCAACTCCACGCCGGTGTTCTCGGCGATGTCGTCGAGGACGAGGTCGCGATACCACGTCCGAACCTCCTCGCTGTCGTCGAGGCCGGGGGCGACCGGCACGAGCGCGAAGAGGTTGCTGTGGCCCTCGGGTGCGACGTCTTCGTCGGTCTTGGAGGGGACACAGAGGTAGTAGGCCGGGTTCTCGGGCCATTCGGGGTCGTCGAAAATCTGCTCGAAGTGGTGGTTCCAGTCTTCGGGCAGCACGAGGGTGTGGTGTTCCAGCGGTTCGACGTCCCCCTCGACGCCCATGTACATGAGGAACGCCGACGGGGCGTAGGTCCGGGAGTCCCAGTACTCTTCGTCGTACTGGCGTTCATGCTCGGGAAGGAGTTCCTGCTCGGTGTGGGCGTAGTCGGCGTCGCTGACGACGTAATCGACCTCGAAGGTGCCGGCGGCCGATTCCACCTCGAAGCCCCGCTTTCGATTTATAATCTCGCCGACTTCGGCGTCGGTGACGTAATCGACGCCCATCGACTCGCCCAACTCGACGCAGGCGTCGACGACCGACTGCATCCCGTTTTCGGGGTAGTGGACGCCGAGGTTGAAATCGACGTGGCTCATCATGTTGTAGAGCGCGGGCGTGTTGGAGGGCGCGCCGCCGAGGAAGACAAGCGAGTACTGGGTGATTTGCCGGAGTTTCGGGTGGTCGAAGTAGTCGGCGACGTAGTCGTCCATCGTCCCGAGCAACTGGAGGCCGATGGGTGCCGCCCGCATCACGTCGAGGTCGACCCAATCGCGGAGGTTCGGCCGGTCCTCGTAGACGAAGTTCTCCATGGCCGTCTCGTAGTGGGTCTCGGAGGTGTCGAGATACGATTCCAGCGCCTTGCCAGCGCCGTCCTCGTAGGACTCGAAGAGGTCGTACATCTCCTCGCGGTCCGAGGTAATCGCCGCGGAGTCGCCGTCCTTGAAGAAGATGCGGTAGTGTGGGTCCAGCGCTTCGAGGTCGTAGAAATCACTCGGCCGGTGGTCGAAATGGCCGAAGAATCGCTCGAAGACGTCGGGCATCAGATACCACGACGGGCCCATGTCGAATTTGAAGCCCTCGGCCTCAAGCACGGAGGCGCGGCCGCCCAACTGCTCGTTCTTTTCGAGGACGGTCACGTCGTAGCCCGCGTCGCCGAGATAGCAGGCCGTCGAGAGGCCGCCGAAGCCCGATCCCACGACGATGACCCGGTCGGTAGACATACACGCCTCTAGCGGCGGCGCCATCATTAAAACGGGTGTGGCGGCCATCCACACGGGCGAGGGAAACGGCCTTGGCGACGCCGCGTGTGGACGGGTTATGAACACGGCAGTCGTCACCGGCGCCTCCCGGGGCATCGGCGAGGCAGTCGCGAGACTGTTCGCCGAACAGGGTGTCCACGTCGTCATCTGCGCGCGGGACGAAGCGTCGATTACGGCCGTCGCCGAGGATATCGAAGCAGAGGGCGGCTCGGCGACGGCGATGCGGGCCGACGTCCGTGACGAGTTCGACGTCGAACGCCTGATGGAAACCGCCTCCCGAGCGAGCGAGGAGACGGGCATCGACTGTGTCGTCGCCAACGCGGGTGTCTATCACGGAGCGCCCGGCGAAACGCCGCTGGCCGAGGAATCCTACGCGGCCTTCGACGATACGCTCCGCAGCAACGCCCGCGGCGTCTTCGCGACGATTCGGGAGGCCGTCCCGCATCTGAACGAAGGTGCCCGCGCCCTCGTTCCCTCCGGGGGAATCGCCCGCGAGGCGAAACCGGGATTCGGCGCCTATGCGG of the Natronomonas halophila genome contains:
- a CDS encoding phytoene desaturase family protein, with translation MSTDRVIVVGSGFGGLSTACYLGDAGYDVTVLEKNEQLGGRASVLEAEGFKFDMGPSWYLMPDVFERFFGHFDHRPSDFYDLEALDPHYRIFFKDGDSAAITSDREEMYDLFESYEDGAGKALESYLDTSETHYETAMENFVYEDRPNLRDWVDLDVMRAAPIGLQLLGTMDDYVADYFDHPKLRQITQYSLVFLGGAPSNTPALYNMMSHVDFNLGVHYPENGMQSVVDACVELGESMGVDYVTDAEVGEIINRKRGFEVESAAGTFEVDYVVSDADYAHTEQELLPEHERQYDEEYWDSRTYAPSAFLMYMGVEGDVEPLEHHTLVLPEDWNHHFEQIFDDPEWPENPAYYLCVPSKTDEDVAPEGHSNLFALVPVAPGLDDSEEVRTWYRDLVLDDIAENTGVELRDRIVFEETFSVSEFADRYNSRAGTALGLAHTLRQTAVFRPPHRSEACPGLYFTGSYTTPGIGVPMCLISGEHAADALIDDAS
- a CDS encoding prenyltransferase, whose translation is MTDHALDRLLPSESTPTGYLLRASRPRFWLYLAGPVIVGVAYAAAGVGDLFSPLAVALFAYFLLPANVFLYGVNDVFDADIDEENPKKKDREVRYQGDRLVPAAVVVSGLLGVAFVPFLPTVGVAAMGAFLLLSVEYSAPPLRFKTTPFLDSLSNGLYILPGVIAYAGLTGQGPPLAAVAGGWLWAMGMHTFSAIPDIEPDREAGIETTATFLGESRTYAYCAVCWLAAAVVFGLVHPFFIAVLGVYPVFIAGIVASDISVDRAYWWFPFLNTAAGMVLTLGALWVMLYG
- a CDS encoding phytoene/squalene synthase family protein, giving the protein MVDRTQLAESKSIHKRTGKTFYYATRLLPERVREATYVLYAFFRVADEVVDNPKGMAPSEQRDRLMAIRRAALGEDPTDDPVLSAFSELRETYDIPDEEVDVFIDAMVADIDTDRYETYEDLETYMRGSASAVGVMMTIIMDTDDRGTAVPHARKLGEAFQLTNFLRDVREDIVDLDRIYLPRETLQTYDADPEDIENLRFTDEIGDAIRHELRRAEGLYREGVAGIKYLPRDCQLPVLTAAVLYAEHHRLIREQGYDTVSEQPSLGTLRKISLLVRTRWHWMRHGDPETVFAKVSAVPMSDERSSRSRSEGPLPTH
- a CDS encoding sodium:calcium antiporter, which codes for MSDGYRKAIAIVVGATVPWVAVWAVTTLLPAIAGVLGIPYAVPAVLLDPSTLAVVFVSGVSILGASFLLAWGAETAEKDVPRAFAIAVLAVLAVAPEYAVDALYAWDAGQFAGTTRGIEAGNLAVANMTGANRILIGLGWAGIALFTIWRSQTTKDPAVEKRSGFLQDAVTLDHDVGLEIVFLLAATLWAFFIPLNGGIDIVDMVVLVGIYVTYIAIILKGDIDPHLEHVGVPARLQQFPKRSRIATVLLLFVYSGLVIFIAVEPFAHGLEELGKNVGIPSFFMIQWIAPLASESPELIVVAYLVNKARSTAGFNALISSKLNQWTLLIGTLVVVYSVALGRYGALPFDPKQSAEIWLTAAQSFFAIAILINFEMSVREAVVLLVLFLSQVLIEFVLIREYVALPLSSYEFLLAFSAVYVVLGTALFAYRWRDFGAILRRTGETIRSAAGR
- a CDS encoding sodium:calcium antiporter; protein product: MAGVPVLAGVGIVATALVWAGSTWLERSSGQLAEHYALPRLIQGALIAAIGSSAPELASAVISTIRYGEFELGVGIIVGSAVFNILVIPALSVLLSDGPLDTGRDVVYKEAQFYMLSVASLFLVLSFAVIYNPVEGADLRGNLTRPLALSLLALYGLYVFIQYLDVSESNVTPVTLTPRALAIQWAQLIGGIALIIAGVEALVWSAVGLGDAFGTPSFLWGLTVVAAATSLPDALISVAAARLDEPAVSLGNVLGSNIFDLLVAVPAGVLLAGATTVSFTAAVPMMAFLVVATIVLFAFARTGMEISDGEASAMLAMYAVFVGWLLLESVGAVNYV
- a CDS encoding NYN domain-containing protein, with amino-acid sequence MGLFDRLRGGPSAPANVGIFVDGPNVFREEFDVDLDDLRALTEAEGTSTIARVYVDENAGGGLIQAAEARGFEVVTTSGDVDVKLAVDAVEAAVEGRIDTLLIVSRDTDFKPVIETAKKRGLNTIAVAPGTYGRSDALRNAAHEEVTLE
- the gcvT gene encoding glycine cleavage system aminomethyltransferase GcvT codes for the protein MSLRTPPLGEVHADADAKLTEFGGWEMPVEFDSIREEHEAVRTAAGKFDVSHMGEIEVSGPDATELMNRLTSNDVTELGSGDAQYSTITDENGDIIDDTVVYRLPARDDADYLFIPNAGHDGQLYDRWTDHAEAWDLDATIENATTEYGMIAVQGPDALPLLADLCENPSDIARFTAEHRDVAGTDCLVARTGYTGEDGVELLFAADDSEAVWSALDCQPCGLGSRDTLRLEAGFLLSGQDFDIEENPRNPYETGISFVVDLETEFVGRDALAEVDEQGVDETLVGFRLQERGIARHGYEIAVDGETVGEVTSGTMSPTLGDAIGLGYVPVEYANPGTELAVLVRGREKQAEVVSLPFYERE
- the cruF gene encoding bisanhydrobacterioruberin hydratase, whose protein sequence is MADGDSAVATPAEVPTRQRVERRLDALVDDNRFTIAVVFPTIGAIMLLASAEGLLPEPLSFNPYLVLFGVAIMRLPLIAGVAPLLTRKAGFGLLALCAYTYGIELVGVSTGYPYGHFEYGVDLGPMIADAIPAALPLFFLPLVLNAYLLCLLLLGESARNAVFRVPAVIAAVVGMDLILDPGAVAIGFWSYDAGGLYYGVPWLNYAGWVLSATVAVLLFDYAFDRAGLLARVNACPFMLDDLVSFVILWGFVNVFYGNWVPAALAVGYGAALWRVDRFDFPER
- a CDS encoding carotenoid oxygenase family protein, encoding MASSDRAYELGFRSLDEEVSARELPVEGSVPTWLSGALIRNGPGSFEFGDERATHWFDGLAMLRRYAFSDGTVRYTNRFLRTEAYEDAESGATAGEFASGGGPLREALRWLRALGPPEPTDNANVHVARFGGHHVALTEAPRRIAFDAETLETRGEFRWNDDIPEHLATAHFAVDPHRDETVGYATAFGRQSTYHFYRIPDGSAERERFASVDAEGPGYVHDCAITENYAILVEPPLRIALLRALAPWQEGLLDMLEYDEDRRARFIVVDRDSGDLVADLRTAPFFVFHHINAYEDGDDVVVDLVAFENADIVEALGFDALSGDAFDAAPDGRLVRFRLSPETGEVSRSRQYDGGLELPTVPRAVRGRPYRYAYAQATDRRGANGLAKIDVESGTATEWWERGVYVEEPRMVQHPEAEGEDEGVVLAPALDTEAERSILLIFDAETLTELARAPLPHVVPFGFHGRYLPEA
- a CDS encoding SDR family NAD(P)-dependent oxidoreductase, with the translated sequence MNTAVVTGASRGIGEAVARLFAEQGVHVVICARDEASITAVAEDIEAEGGSATAMRADVRDEFDVERLMETASRASEETGIDCVVANAGVYHGAPGETPLAEESYAAFDDTLRSNARGVFATIREAVPHLNEGARALVPSGGIAREAKPGFGAYAVSKAAAEAVARQFAADLDAAVGVLDLGQVETELTNHAEGRAPEDVAPMVWWAAGEADAETVDGAVVGLGEWKQATR
- the gcvH gene encoding glycine cleavage system protein GcvH, encoding MSFEVPEDCRYLESHEWARREDGTARIGITDFAQDELGDVVFVELPEVGDAIDKDAEFGVIESIKAVSDLYAPVSGEVTAVNEDLFDAPELVNEAPFGDGWMLEIDLADESEYEDLLSPDEYEGQLG